The following proteins come from a genomic window of Mariniflexile sp. TRM1-10:
- a CDS encoding two-component regulator propeller domain-containing protein, translated as MKNNLFLILFLCLNLVYGQSDKKQPKLIKDDLSFYLLDTEFGLSSNYIHDIVQDSLGLIWIGTPEGLNRYNGTKFSVYKKSDLRGNRGLTDDFIHQLSIINKGKLVITTDEGLNIYDSRSETFKILNAQSGLIGINTSCFEFGTKSEFIIGVYDRGIQIVDTNNKSTVYTYSPDNMSSLSSNKVTCMAKQGDSLLWVGTKENGLNKINYKTKKVTRVLLGNNKNASSLQVDELYTGKAGNVWVGSNEGVHVITVKGDTLHLKKSLTEGKGLSDNNVLCFEEDNLGNLWIGTRNGGLNIINKSDFLGKKSNFSVKWYLPKDDGTSIFNRTVSALRMDRDGNMWIGTSTGLNFVNPNGEPVKLLRKSSSRTESLSHDRIGALAESHERKIWIGTDGAGLNLFDSTTGLFKHYRHEPNNVSSLSNDYIISLYEDKKKRLWVGTYQGGLNKMNPNTGYCTHYLQGSIDQGSDVRVIFEDSNGQIWVGTNRGGLYKYKDNLDQFEFISSLGKIDIRDIDEDKNGFLWLATYGNGILRYDLYNDERITYSSTNTEGFKSDNILSVLALSSGDILAGTENEGLIRLDPIKKSILNFSQKNGLSNNTVGNIVVENENNIWLGTYKGISNYNASTNKIYNLNTYTNIQQGIFRSGIIAKSGIVYLGGDNGLNIFNPDNLQREKEWHPIVFEKLEVLDKQVQVSKSNKNEILDKSILYEDHFFLDYNHTFFSIDYVAIKYPFIRNVVYSYMVDGYNDNWINTNQAGKVNLINMPHGDYILNVKAKFGSGDEVVKKIRITINPPLWKTPLAYICYVLLLAGIIYGFMRYYSERIKLINSLLFEKKQRQLEYNFNEERIRFFTSFSHELKTPLTLILAPLEDLISEVKSIKEKNSLKLIQKNAKLLLQSINKLLEFRKSNLGLSKLRIEEHNLTDCLEQWVHNYFLLAKKRDIALSYDFPEESLLAWFDLEKMHIIFNNLLSNAFKYTPDKGEIHVSLNYDEESFEIKVKDTGYGIAQDELEHVFERYYRSDAVKSKNGIGIGLALAKNFTELHMGSIHIESELNKGSVFSVMIPRDKTLFVDAVLDNKNAVTENETVDLEEWITSAELKSSEKKTSNININENKELILLIDDNPDILNYLDGLLEGKYDLIYANNGEEGVEKALRYVPDLIVSDIMMPKMNGIELCNVLKETIETTHIPIILLTAKANIESIQEGYTHGADDYIVKPFSSQILQARIRNLLDIRKQLRNYFLNKEEIKAEVFNKNATLLDQEKGFLNKLEKIILDHLDEEKMDVWVVAQSIGMSRTSLFRKIKAITGLNINQYIRKVKMDKAAELIKSGNYTIAQASYEVGFNNVKYFRKLFKEQFEQVPSELTRGKKKSI; from the coding sequence ATGAAAAACAATCTCTTTCTCATATTATTTTTATGCTTAAACTTAGTTTATGGGCAAAGCGATAAAAAGCAACCTAAACTAATTAAAGATGACCTTTCGTTTTACCTTTTAGATACAGAGTTTGGCTTATCAAGTAATTATATCCATGATATAGTACAAGACTCTCTTGGGCTTATTTGGATTGGAACACCCGAAGGTTTAAACAGGTATAATGGAACCAAATTTTCAGTCTATAAAAAGAGTGATCTTCGAGGGAATCGAGGTTTAACCGATGATTTTATTCACCAGTTGAGTATAATAAATAAAGGTAAGTTAGTCATAACTACGGATGAAGGGTTAAATATTTACGATTCAAGAAGCGAAACTTTTAAAATTCTTAATGCACAAAGCGGTTTAATAGGTATTAATACTAGTTGTTTTGAATTTGGAACCAAAAGTGAGTTTATTATTGGGGTTTATGATAGGGGAATTCAAATTGTCGATACCAATAACAAGTCAACAGTATATACATACAGTCCAGATAATATGTCTTCACTTTCTTCCAATAAAGTAACCTGTATGGCAAAGCAAGGAGATTCTTTGCTATGGGTGGGTACTAAAGAAAACGGACTGAATAAAATAAACTACAAAACAAAAAAAGTTACGCGTGTTTTACTTGGCAATAATAAAAATGCGTCCTCACTACAGGTAGATGAACTTTACACAGGAAAAGCAGGCAATGTATGGGTAGGCTCAAATGAAGGAGTGCATGTCATTACGGTTAAAGGCGATACGTTACATTTAAAAAAATCTTTAACTGAAGGAAAAGGGTTGAGCGATAACAATGTCCTTTGCTTTGAGGAAGACAATTTGGGAAACTTATGGATTGGCACCAGAAATGGCGGTTTGAATATTATAAATAAATCCGATTTCTTAGGAAAAAAATCAAATTTTTCGGTAAAATGGTATTTGCCGAAAGATGATGGCACTAGTATTTTTAATAGAACCGTATCTGCTTTAAGAATGGACAGGGATGGTAATATGTGGATAGGCACAAGTACGGGACTAAATTTTGTAAACCCCAATGGAGAACCAGTAAAACTGTTAAGAAAAAGCAGTTCTCGAACAGAGAGTTTGAGCCACGATAGGATAGGTGCTTTGGCTGAAAGTCATGAAAGAAAAATTTGGATTGGAACAGATGGGGCGGGTTTGAACTTATTTGATTCAACTACGGGGTTGTTTAAGCATTATAGACATGAACCTAATAATGTATCTAGTTTAAGTAATGACTATATCATTTCTTTATATGAAGACAAGAAAAAAAGACTGTGGGTAGGAACTTACCAAGGGGGCTTGAATAAAATGAATCCAAATACAGGTTACTGTACCCATTATTTACAAGGCAGTATTGACCAAGGTAGCGACGTTCGAGTCATTTTTGAAGATAGCAATGGCCAAATATGGGTAGGTACTAATAGAGGTGGCTTATATAAATATAAAGACAATCTAGATCAGTTTGAATTTATTAGTTCTTTGGGTAAAATAGATATTAGAGATATTGATGAAGATAAAAATGGGTTTTTATGGTTGGCAACTTATGGTAATGGTATTTTAAGATACGACCTTTACAATGATGAAAGAATTACATATAGTTCAACAAATACGGAAGGTTTTAAGAGTGATAATATTCTAAGTGTTTTAGCGCTTTCAAGTGGTGATATATTGGCTGGAACAGAAAACGAAGGCCTTATTAGATTAGACCCAATAAAAAAATCAATTTTAAATTTTTCTCAAAAAAATGGATTAAGTAACAATACGGTTGGTAATATTGTTGTGGAAAATGAAAATAATATTTGGCTAGGAACTTATAAAGGAATTAGTAATTATAATGCTTCAACCAATAAAATATATAATTTAAATACCTATACCAATATTCAACAAGGCATATTTAGATCTGGTATAATTGCCAAATCTGGAATTGTTTATCTAGGAGGTGATAACGGACTTAATATTTTTAATCCAGATAATCTACAAAGAGAAAAAGAATGGCATCCCATAGTTTTTGAAAAATTGGAAGTATTGGATAAACAAGTTCAAGTTTCAAAAAGCAATAAAAATGAAATTTTGGATAAGTCAATTCTTTATGAAGATCATTTTTTTCTGGACTATAATCACACTTTTTTTTCTATAGATTATGTTGCAATAAAGTATCCCTTTATAAGAAATGTAGTTTATTCTTATATGGTAGATGGTTATAACGATAACTGGATAAATACTAACCAAGCAGGAAAGGTCAATCTAATAAACATGCCTCATGGAGATTATATTTTAAACGTAAAGGCTAAGTTTGGATCTGGAGATGAGGTCGTGAAAAAAATACGTATCACAATTAATCCACCATTGTGGAAAACGCCTTTAGCTTATATATGTTACGTATTGCTTTTAGCAGGCATAATTTATGGATTTATGCGCTACTATTCTGAGCGTATTAAATTGATAAACTCCTTATTGTTTGAAAAAAAGCAGCGTCAATTAGAATACAATTTTAACGAAGAAAGAATTCGATTTTTTACAAGCTTTTCACACGAGTTAAAAACACCATTGACACTTATTTTAGCACCGTTAGAAGATTTGATTTCCGAAGTTAAATCAATAAAGGAAAAAAACAGCTTAAAATTAATCCAGAAAAATGCGAAGCTGTTACTACAGTCCATAAATAAGCTTTTGGAATTTAGAAAATCCAATTTGGGCTTAAGTAAATTAAGGATTGAAGAACACAACCTTACGGATTGTTTAGAGCAATGGGTGCATAATTATTTTCTTTTGGCAAAAAAAAGAGATATCGCATTAAGTTATGATTTTCCTGAGGAAAGTTTATTGGCATGGTTTGATTTGGAAAAAATGCACATCATCTTCAACAATCTTTTATCAAATGCATTTAAGTATACACCAGACAAAGGAGAAATACACGTATCCCTTAATTACGATGAGGAAAGTTTCGAAATAAAAGTTAAAGATACTGGTTACGGTATTGCACAAGATGAATTGGAACATGTCTTTGAAAGATATTACCGATCTGATGCTGTTAAAAGTAAAAACGGCATAGGCATTGGTTTAGCATTGGCTAAAAATTTCACAGAACTGCACATGGGTTCCATTCATATTGAAAGTGAACTAAATAAAGGAAGCGTTTTTTCAGTAATGATTCCCAGAGATAAAACGTTATTTGTAGATGCTGTTTTGGATAATAAAAATGCGGTAACTGAAAATGAAACGGTTGATTTAGAAGAATGGATTACGTCAGCAGAATTAAAATCTTCAGAAAAGAAAACTTCAAATATTAATATAAATGAAAATAAAGAACTTATATTATTAATTGATGACAACCCAGATATCCTTAATTATTTAGACGGTTTGTTAGAAGGCAAGTATGATCTTATTTATGCTAATAATGGAGAAGAAGGTGTTGAAAAGGCATTACGCTATGTGCCAGATTTAATAGTTTCAGACATCATGATGCCAAAAATGAATGGCATAGAACTTTGTAATGTTTTAAAAGAAACCATAGAAACGACCCATATACCCATTATACTTCTTACAGCGAAAGCAAATATTGAAAGCATACAAGAAGGGTATACACACGGTGCAGATGATTATATTGTAAAACCATTTAGCAGTCAAATTTTACAAGCAAGAATTAGAAATTTACTGGATATTAGAAAACAGTTGCGCAATTATTTCTTAAATAAAGAAGAAATAAAGGCAGAAGTTTTTAATAAAAACGCTACTTTATTAGATCAAGAAAAAGGATTTCTAAACAAATTAGAAAAAATTATATTAGACCATTTGGATGAAGAAAAAATGGATGTTTGGGTTGTGGCACAAAGTATTGGAATGAGTAGAACGTCGCTCTTCCGTAAAATAAAAGCTATTACAGGATTGAACATAAACCAATATATACGAAAAGTAAAAATGGATAAAGCCGCAGAATTAATAAAGAGTGGAAATTATACCATTGCTCAAGCATCTTACGAAGTTGGTTTTAATAATGTAAAATATTTCAGGAAACTATTTAAAGAGCAATTTGAACAAGTTCCTTCGGAATTAACGCGGGGTAAGAAAAAATCCATCTAA
- a CDS encoding glycoside hydrolase family 2 TIM barrel-domain containing protein — protein sequence MSKLIFILIFLLPFHIGFAQVKANEWENPNVIDRNKETGRASFVLYQDETSAITDTPENSKLYQTLNGTWKFSIVKKPADRPLNFFDVNLDDFNWKHIEVPSNWELQGFDIPIYTNVTYPFPKNPPFIDGNYNPVGSYRKTFSVSKSWDDKEVILHFGSISGYARIFLNGEEVGMTKASKTVAEFNITKFLKKDKNILAVQVFRWHDGSYLEDQDFWRLSGIERDVYLQAIPKTAIWDYFAKANLDDTYNNGLFSLDVNLKSFGKKVSKGQVVSVCLVDADGNKVYEEEKKIDGLTNNISFSSTINNVSKWSAENPYLYRYILKLTDKKSTQVASKKIGFRKVEIKDAQLMVNGQPLMVNGVNLHEHHGVKGHAPDRETMLEDIKLMKQNNINAIRMSHYPHDPYLYALCDEYGIYVVDEANIETHAMGAEKQGRFDKTKHPAYLPEWAPAHMDRMKRMLEQNKNSTSIILWSMGNECGNGPVFYEGYKWIKERDKTRYVTFEQANENTNTDIVAPMYPSIGTMKDYAESDKQRPFIMCEYSHAMGNSNGNFQEYRDIMNISKKMQGGFIWDWVDQGLKTETPDGRPFWAYGGDLGGENLQHDKNFCANGLVTAGRVPHPALEEVKKVFQFIAFKFKEGNSLQVTNTYNFTNLDNYTFKWELKANGVVIGENTFEVSAAPNETKEILLNLPKLESNKEYYLDVYGYTKNESPLVPKNHEIAREQFKLGSHSYFDNNIVSRGDLKHTVKDNILSFSNDILEGELNLILGKLTKYVFRKGSSKTITNFPEPYFWRAPTDNDYGNKMPERLGIWKDAHKQLEVKNAVVGEKNTQGLPVRVEFLVKELEASFTVNYLIQNDGSIKITASIDMGAKELPELPRFGMRMVLDGSYDDLSFYGRGPWENYSDRNTAAFLGVYNDKVKNQYTWEYIRPQEAGYKTDVRWLTLKNKASKGIEIIGEQPLGFSALHMATETLDGGETKSQTHPTDIVVEKDKIYLHIDLKQRGVGGDDSWGAYPHKQYRLHENKYSYSYQIKLID from the coding sequence ATGTCCAAATTAATTTTCATATTAATTTTTTTATTGCCTTTTCATATAGGTTTTGCTCAAGTAAAAGCCAATGAATGGGAAAACCCAAACGTAATCGATCGAAATAAAGAAACAGGAAGAGCATCGTTTGTATTATATCAAGATGAAACCTCTGCAATTACAGATACCCCCGAAAACTCAAAACTTTATCAAACTTTAAATGGCACATGGAAGTTTAGCATTGTTAAAAAACCAGCAGATAGACCTTTAAACTTTTTCGATGTTAATTTAGATGATTTTAACTGGAAACATATAGAGGTACCCTCAAACTGGGAGTTACAGGGATTTGATATACCTATTTATACAAACGTCACCTATCCTTTTCCTAAAAACCCTCCTTTTATAGATGGAAATTATAATCCTGTAGGAAGTTATAGAAAGACTTTTAGTGTTTCTAAATCTTGGGATGACAAAGAGGTTATATTGCATTTTGGGTCTATTTCTGGTTATGCTAGAATATTTTTAAATGGTGAAGAAGTAGGCATGACAAAAGCTTCAAAAACAGTAGCAGAGTTCAACATTACTAAATTTTTAAAGAAAGATAAAAACATATTAGCAGTACAAGTATTTCGTTGGCATGATGGGAGCTATTTAGAAGATCAGGATTTCTGGCGTTTAAGCGGTATAGAACGCGATGTGTATTTACAAGCAATACCTAAAACTGCTATTTGGGATTATTTTGCCAAAGCGAATTTAGATGATACTTATAATAATGGACTTTTTAGTCTTGATGTTAATTTAAAATCGTTTGGTAAAAAAGTTTCTAAAGGCCAAGTTGTTTCAGTTTGCCTTGTTGATGCAGATGGAAATAAAGTGTATGAAGAAGAAAAGAAAATAGACGGTTTAACTAATAATATTAGCTTTTCTTCAACCATTAATAATGTGTCAAAATGGAGTGCCGAAAATCCTTATTTATATAGATACATATTAAAACTGACCGATAAAAAAAGCACACAAGTTGCTTCTAAAAAAATAGGATTTAGAAAGGTTGAAATTAAAGACGCTCAATTAATGGTTAACGGACAGCCGCTAATGGTTAACGGGGTAAACCTTCACGAACATCATGGCGTTAAAGGACATGCGCCAGATCGAGAGACCATGTTGGAGGATATTAAATTAATGAAGCAAAATAACATCAATGCCATTCGTATGAGTCATTATCCGCATGATCCATACTTATATGCCTTATGCGATGAATATGGAATTTATGTTGTAGATGAGGCTAATATAGAAACCCATGCCATGGGAGCCGAAAAACAAGGCAGGTTTGATAAAACAAAGCATCCAGCATATTTGCCAGAATGGGCACCAGCTCATATGGATAGAATGAAACGTATGCTTGAGCAAAACAAGAATTCCACTTCAATTATCCTTTGGTCTATGGGGAACGAATGCGGTAACGGTCCCGTATTTTATGAAGGCTATAAATGGATTAAAGAACGGGATAAAACGCGTTATGTAACGTTTGAACAAGCTAATGAAAATACTAACACTGACATTGTAGCACCCATGTACCCAAGTATTGGAACCATGAAAGATTATGCGGAATCAGACAAACAAAGACCATTTATAATGTGTGAGTACTCCCATGCTATGGGGAATAGCAATGGTAATTTTCAAGAGTACCGAGACATTATGAACATTAGCAAGAAAATGCAAGGTGGTTTTATTTGGGATTGGGTAGACCAAGGCTTAAAAACCGAGACTCCAGATGGAAGGCCGTTTTGGGCTTATGGCGGCGATTTAGGTGGCGAAAATTTGCAACACGATAAAAACTTTTGTGCTAACGGACTGGTAACAGCTGGTAGAGTACCTCACCCAGCCTTGGAAGAAGTGAAAAAGGTATTTCAATTTATAGCATTTAAATTTAAAGAGGGCAATAGCCTACAGGTAACCAATACCTACAATTTTACCAATCTGGATAATTACACTTTTAAATGGGAACTTAAGGCCAATGGTGTGGTAATAGGTGAAAATACTTTTGAAGTTTCGGCAGCACCTAACGAAACCAAAGAAATCCTTTTAAACTTACCTAAGCTAGAATCGAACAAGGAATATTATTTGGATGTTTATGGGTACACTAAGAACGAGTCACCTTTAGTGCCGAAAAACCATGAAATTGCTAGAGAACAGTTTAAACTTGGTAGCCATTCGTATTTTGATAATAACATAGTTAGTAGAGGAGATTTAAAACATACTGTTAAAGACAATATACTTTCTTTTTCAAATGACATACTAGAAGGAGAGCTTAACTTAATATTAGGTAAACTAACTAAATACGTTTTTAGAAAAGGCAGTAGTAAAACCATAACAAATTTCCCTGAACCTTACTTTTGGCGTGCTCCAACCGATAATGATTATGGTAATAAAATGCCAGAACGTTTAGGTATTTGGAAAGATGCTCATAAACAGCTAGAAGTTAAAAATGCAGTAGTAGGAGAAAAAAATACTCAAGGTCTTCCTGTTCGTGTTGAGTTTCTTGTAAAAGAATTAGAGGCCTCCTTTACTGTAAACTATTTAATTCAAAATGATGGTTCCATAAAAATAACAGCCAGTATCGATATGGGCGCTAAGGAATTACCAGAATTACCAAGATTTGGAATGCGTATGGTATTAGATGGTAGCTACGATGATTTGTCATTTTATGGTAGAGGCCCTTGGGAAAATTATTCCGATAGAAATACAGCAGCATTTTTAGGTGTTTATAATGATAAAGTTAAAAATCAATACACTTGGGAGTATATACGGCCACAAGAAGCAGGTTACAAAACAGATGTGCGTTGGCTTACTTTAAAAAATAAAGCGAGCAAAGGTATCGAGATTATTGGAGAACAACCATTGGGCTTTAGTGCTTTACATATGGCTACCGAAACTTTGGACGGGGGTGAAACGAAATCTCAAACACACCCCACCGATATTGTTGTAGAAAAAGACAAAATTTATTTACATATAGATTTAAAACAGCGAGGCGTTGGCGGAGATGACAGTTGGGGAGCATATCCACATAAGCAATACCGTTTGCATGAAAACAAATATTCATACAGTTACCAGATTAAACTAATAGATTAA